ctcaAATCCAGCCCACACAACtaactaaaaaaaattgtttacggATCAGTGGTAAATTAATTAGATTCTTATTTAAATGCGATAAAGCTATAAATTTCTCGAACACCAGATGTGCTTAATtaacttataaattaatttttttctcaaTTCTGAGCCTAACTCCAGATTTTATTAAGGATGATGTCAGTTCTAGACTCGTCTAGCTTCATTTTAGTTATTAATGAGATGCATTTTTTGTCTCCACTTCTTGTTTTCTGAGACACGGATCCGGATACGGATAAAAAGTGACTAATTAGTTCTGTTAAACAAGTAATCGTCTCGGTATGATTGCTTTCTTGCTATgcgtaaaattaaatttctcggCCATGAAATTACCGTGTTCTTCCATCGAAAACATTCCTTAACACTGATACGTTCATAAAAATTCCATACTGTTGATTTTCCTTAAGTAACGATTCTGCTTTTccttattaatatatttcacgAGTGACCCGGTTGAAAAATATTATCCCAATACCATCGTTGCCTTTTTCTCTGTTTGCACCGGTATCGCACCCGTAAAAAATATCTCTCGATTTATCGATAACCAACGTGATCGACGAAGTTCAGAGAACTCGTTACAATTGTATCACGGTGTGTACAAGCGATATTACGTCTACGTAGTAAAACACTTTCGTTCGTATTTGGCCGATTGCCAAGGTCCCTTGCTTCACCCGCTCGCTGTGCAGCGAAGCTTGTACTTGTACATGGGACTGCTTTGGGAATACGTGAACGAGATTCCTTAGCAGACCTCGACGTCCCCGACGATGGCACACGTACACGGGTTACGTATGCGACTTCGTAAACAATAGGACGTGTAACAACCCCGTCAAACATCCACCGGCTCACCAACACCAGCTTACCGGGATACACGCACGATGCGTGTGTCCTCGTGCATTGATCAATCAGCGAATGACGCGCATAGGACGATCTGCTCGCCAGGTATATAAAGGTATCCACCAAAAAGCAGAAGCATCATTCAGTCTTAGTTCATCGTTCGAGCTGATCTCGAAAACTACTCAAACCAATCAACATGAAGTGCTACATTGTAAGTATACTTCTGCTAAATAGTACTTCGAGTACTTTGAACTGTAATTGGAGTTCACTCTTTAATCGTACATTCGACATTCGACACCTTGCGAAGAGAATAATTACTGACATTGTCTGTGTTTGCATAAATAATTCGGTGATAGATTTAGCTCAGTAAATCCGGAGCTACCATGCTATTGATTCTCTTATCTGATCTTAACTCATGATAACATGCCTGGGTTACCGTGAACGCCCTAATAAACGTAGCGATTCCTGAAATTACTGCCGAGTAATGACTGGTTGTTGTCTATCATTTTCTAGTCAACAGAAATTACGAGAGTGTAAAATTATATACTTGAAATATCTACAACTTTCAACCAGACAACgctaattaaaattacataaacaagcgtaattaaaatgtttgtttCCTTACAGGCTGTCGCCCTTTTGGCTCTCTTCGCCGTTGCCTTCGCAGCCGAGCAACCCAATGAGCCCGAAAAGATCGAGCCGGTGGTGAGCGCAGAAGCTCAGGAAGCACCAAGGGACAAGAGAGGTCTACTGTTGAGCTACACTGCTCCAGTTGCATACTCCCCGTATGCAGCACCTATCGCATACAGCGCTAGCTACAGCGTGCCCTATGCCTACCGTACCTACCCCTACTACTACAGCTCCTACTATCTGGGTTAATTCGAATCAATCGAAAAATGTTTCGAGGCTTCTGAGACTTGGAAACTGATCATGGCAATCGAAGGGACTTGTATTCCATAATAGTTTAAGTAACCGCAGAACACACCCACCCTAGTTAATTGAAATTCTAAGGCGTTAACATTTATCGCAACCAACTTTGTACACGCGTATATTTCGATACCACGTTATATTGTAAATAAGAAAATGTTAAATACACGAATTAATTAAGTTTAAACATTGTTGTTCAATATTATTCTCACCTGAATTTCCTAACGTTATATTGTAAATAAGAAAATGTTAAATACACGAATTAATTAAGTAAACTTTTGTTCAATATTATTCTCACTTGAATTTCCTAACGTTATATTGTAAATAAGAAAGTGTTAAATACacgaattaattaactaaacttTTGTTCAATTTATTCCCACCTGAATTTCCTAAGAACACTTATCTCCTAAGTACAAAAGCCGTATGAAAATTGGCTGGATtatcattttgaaaaaattaggagTGCATAGACGATGCATTCCAGTTGCATTCGTACATAACATTTGCATATGTTTCGCTGGTATTAGACATGCATCTACGGTTTCATCTTTAATAGAGGAATGCAAGATCGATGCATTGTCGAACAGTAGACTTCCGGTTGCAGATGCAACGCAAACAGAAACGTGACATCATCGGGTGCACGTTTAAGCCAAGTATGAAGTCATTGGGTTAGAAATTATGCGCGATTCTGGCGTCAGTGTATTGTTCTTGTTCAATTAAAACGGATATACGATAAAAGGACGCCGGTATTTTTGTCGACCGTTGTTACATAAAGGAATAGAAAGGAGTTCTAATATTTGTTTTACGGAGTTATCTAATCAAGTAACAACGGTTTAGTACGTTTTCAAGAAACGCGAGCACGCGTGATTTAAACGTAATCTCGAATTACACAACAGGAATATATCACTGTAAATGAACACTTACTCTGTATTCCCTCAGACTTGATGACTTTGAGTACTTTCACTGAAGGCTTTGGAGGATGTGAACGTGATAGGAATGGCGAACGTGGTTCGCACTAGAAGCGTGGAATGTCTTTTACCGGGCCGACGGAAGTTTGCGATATTCCATCCGGTCCAAAATTTTTCCACAAAAATCTACTTTCTAATTCGATTGTTTCATCTTTTATTACCCATAAAAACCATGTTTTTTAGATCGTGCGAGATCGTTAATTTCacgaatattttatgtaaactaAGCTGAAGCAGTAGTAAGCTGAAGTGGTTCTTGGAGAATGGAGGAGTCGTTGATCGAAGAATTGCCAAATCGATGAAATTTGGAAGCAGTTCGGATGCTACACATCGATATGTGTAACACCACCAATCCGTAACAGCATTGCCTAAGTGTGATCGATGAAAGCCAGCAAGAAAGTCTATTGTAATTCGTGGATGGTCGCGACCCGACTGTATTTATACATGTGCAGGTATGGCCGTGGTCTTAGTCGGTGCGAGCCTGTCCATCCCTGAAGAAATTAGTTTTTTCAGTTCGGCTGCTCTGGTTACATGTCGAAGAACTCACAGAAAAACTAACTCTAGGAAGCGGATCGTCGGTGTAGTGATAAGTGCAAATCGGATTACCAGCATGAAGTTCCTTCTCGTAAGTACCTTTTCTAATTCTGAGCTATCTCTTCGAACGAGTTTGAATCAACTCGTTTAAATTTTAGATAACTTGTCTACTGGTCACGAGTTTATTGTGCGTCCACGGGGCCGAAGAAACCGACAAGCCAGAGATCACAAAGTTGGAGTTAGTGGAACTCGGCGAGGGTGAAAGCGACGATGGCGAAGACTCGGAAGTTCAAAGAAAGAGAGATTCCGGCTATTCCTACAAGAGACCGGACAGTTTCGCGTTAGCCTCGAGATCTCGTTTCCAAGTTGGACAATCCGGCCACAGAGGACGTATCGTTAATAGACATCCAGCCCAAATAAACAGACCTATCACCAAATACGGACCGCCCGGTTACCAGAATTCATCTCCGATGAGACCCGCTCCTCACGGCCAGCAGCATCGCGATAAATTGCAATTCCACGGTCATTTCGGTCAACAGCATTCGAACAACTTTGATGGCCGGCCGAGTGGTTTGCTGGAACAGGGAGTTCCGAGTCCAATTAGACAGGTTGACTTTGTCGAGCCGAATCCAATATCCACTCAAAACAACGAGCCCTTCGCGACTCACTCGGCGAATTATTTGCCGCCGCAGAATCAAAAGTTACCCGGCTTCGGGACGGCCCAAGCTTTCGCACACGCAGCGGCGCAGAGCGCTCAGGGCAACGACCAAGGTCAATTGGCAAATTTCCAGCAACAGAACCTCGCTCAATCCCAAGGACACATATCGGACGCGGCCCTTTTCCTTACTCAGAACGCTCAAGCCATACAGCAACTCTACGGCGCTCCTCCGAACGAACAAGACTTCGCGCCGAGCAACGGTGACCAGTTCTCGGGCCACACTAATCAAGTACAAAAcggtcagtttcaaaatttcgaaagtgCCTCGCAAAGTCCACAAAGTTTCCCAGGCCCTTTGCCCTCGTACGCGTCCGGAACGCTGAGTAACCAGGAGACCCTGCAACAGATTCAGTCTCTCGAAAAGGACAGATTGATAGTTCAGCTGCAGCGCGCGCTCGCGACCCAGGCTCAGGCTCAAGACGCAGGAAGGTACGCTGAAAATCAGCAGAGCTTCGTTCAGAATCAAGATCTTCTGGCTTCCCTCGGACAGCGAATGAAGATTCACGGTTTAAACGCGCAACCTACCTTCGGATCTGGCAATACAGCTTTCAATCAATCACCTTTTTTGCCAGGAACGACGATCAGTCCCGGGTTTCCGCTTAGCTACGGGCTAACCACCACCGTGCAACCCCCAACGACCACCACGCCGACGACCACGACGACCGTGCAGCCCCCGCAGGCCGCTAAAGGCGACGGAACTTCTCAGCCTGGCACCAGCGTGCCACCCTCTGCCTCCGGAGTTCCCGTCTACGGTGGTTTCGTGCCAACCTTGATCAGTGGTACGAGCTTCCTGTCGAACGTTCCATCGTACGGGCCAACGTTTTTCGCTCCTGGTACCGTCGCACCTGTGCAACCGTCGGGTTCGTCGCCCACGCACTTCGGCCTGCCCATTCCCACGGATCAAAAACCAGCCACCACGCCGGTGTCCACGACATCCTCGACTCCGACGACGGGCCAACCAGTTCCTTCTCCGCCAGTTAACACGGTGCCAGTTCCTCTGCATCCTTTCGCTACTCCCCTGCATCCGGTGGTGACGCCTCTGCGCCCCATTACGCCCTTGCAGCCCGTGGCGCCGACCCACGTGCACCCTGTCCACGCGCCGTCCACCCAGCCGACGTACGGCCTGCAAACGCCACTGATTAATCCGCTTCTCTACAAACCCATCAAACCGGTCTATCCGTTCTACTATTACCAGAACGTGCCGTATCAACTACACAAGCCAGTCGTACCGACTTACCCGTGGAGCTACGCGCCGACCTATGCCCAAGCGAAACCGGCCCAAATATGGAAATGATGTACCATTCTTCGCGGGTGAGTCGTAACTCACCTTCCCGTATCGAGACTGACTGTTTACCCACGCGGAAAGGAGAGCCCGAGGAAAGTAGTCGCAGAATCTCGATAACTCGGTTCTAATGATAACCGGACGCTCTATCGATACTAGTTAGATTTTTCGTTACTCTAATCGCCACTCCAATTTCATTCGTTTTGTAATGTCGTGCCGGCTGTGACGCGGTTCTGTGCGGTCGTTGTATTTCTCGGTTATTGCTTATAAACGTTATTGGTAAAAGGTGTTTTCAATTATCTATTGGTAATTTGGGTTTTCGTTTTCATAAGTGGGATAAACGGTAAATTGCTTGGTATAAGTGATATTTGTTTTTATCGGTTCCCGATATGCTTGTGCTCATGagttatgtacatacatgttggtgttatttattttgtctaataaatatttttttattacctaTCGAATTGTTATTGCCTTTGTTGACTGTGAATTTAGCGACTGCTGATTCATCGACGACGTGAGCGTCGTCGAAGAAAGTACACGATAGAAAACTGTCTCCACTTCCGGCCCGTAAACCTACACCAGGGAACTCTCACCGATAGCTTAATGGGTGGGCGATCGCTGTCTCGATCATGACCTCGAAAGTCGTTCGATAATTCTAACCACGGTCAACGCAGCCAGATTATTCGACTAATCCTGAGCATACATAATAAGATCGGCAGGTGTCCGAGTTCGGACATTTTGTTGTCGAAGGAACGTGATCCATCAATTTCCAGACTCGACGTTAACGCGTGGAAACAGCTCGCTGATATTAATTTTCCGCTCCACTATTCCGAGTcgctaatgaaattttaatcgtATTTAAAATTATCTGTGTTCTTTATGCCTCGAATCGTTTCGCTAAATTAAATTAGAAGCGTCGCTTTTGACAATTAAGGAGTTAATAGATTTATGTAACGTTCGCAACAGAGACCTTAAAACCGAACAAGTTCGTTGACTCGTTTGAAACGTGGTTCACTCGAAAAGGCAATGATGTTACGCAGTGGCGCAATGCAGCTACGAAATGCTATCAAAGAATCGTGTGACCGAGTTATGAAAAGTAAAGCAATGAACTAGTACTTACAACGATTATACCGCTAAACGTGCTAGATTTCTACGAATACTCACTGAACTGGTATAATTGCCTCGAAGGCGGATGACCATTCCGTTTTCCTTAAACTGCGGTTTCAAACGAGAAAAAAAGGGGCAGACAGTTATAGTATTCACACACAGGAAACTCGTTGTCAACTCACTTTCCGCGGCTGACCCGAATCTTATCCTACTTTTCATTTTACTGCACTTCGTCCACCTTTATCGTTTCATTCCGAACCGGTATCATTTCAAACGTGTGCTTCTTGTCTGAGcagtttaattatttatctaaATTCGATTCCCCGAGTCCATCAACACAGATAATTATACGTAACGCCAAACGTAACAATAGAACAAACGTACGAACATAGCACAggcattttaattagaaaactCTCATGAATTCTTACGCGCTTTGTTCGCGAAGGAATGCCAGTCTGCAAAACGTCTACTATTACGTGCACCTAATTACTCTTTAATGCGTGAAATTCATGATCGCGGTACACCTCAACAAATGCACGTCTATTAAAGATACTTTTACTACTTTCTGCGTGGAgcaaaaacaatatttattgcACTTTTTCCTTCGGTTCCACTTAGTCGAATGAGTTTAATTTTGCGTCATTAATGCGTTAAAggagaaaaaaattttaaaatcgtgTACAGATTTTTTCGACGGCAATCCGTTACGAGGTTCACTTAATGCTCGTCTCGATTAGCGAAGAGTTGGCGCTTCCGGCGGTCCCTGAATCGCTGGACGAGGGAACAATGACTTCCTCTGTCCCACGAGTGAAAGTAAAACGAAATCAATCGGTTTTAAGTCGACGTGGATCCACGGAGCAAACGATGGACGTTGGTCCTTGTTCCACGCTTCCATCTCTTCGTTCATCTTTTGCACTCGTGTTAATTACAGCTTGCACGACACGATTATGCCGCGTGAAAATAAGAGCAGGAGAACGTCTAAATCTTCACCACTTTTTTTTGCAAGCTATTCGCGCATTTCACTTTCCAACATTGAAACTACTTTCAGCGAGGTCTGAAGATAGTTGTCCGCTACACAAACCACACCTTCACTGCTCCTTTCATATCGAATCGCATCAAAACACGGAAAAAAATGTCTCTGAATTTGAACTCTTAATTTCAGCAAAATTAGAGATCCGCAAAAAGCTACGTTTTCTTCCGAGATAGACTCATAAAGGTAATTTGGTAAATGTCTGGGAAATATAGCGACAGAAACGTTTTCTCAAAGTCAGCTAATTATCCGACAGAAAAGAAGTTTTAATTACCAGGATCCGCACACGCGTTGGTACAAAGCTATCTCGGAACTAATTAACGAAGAACGCTACGTATTTTATAACATACGAGCTTTCAGCAGGATCGTCGCAGAATAGAAATGTTTGCGTACTTTGTTTAAGAGAATATAAATGCGCGTATGTACGAAACGAACAAGATATTTCATAACCGTGTCGTAATTAAACGGTATAAAGGATAGGTCGTTCGATGCGATGGCTTTAACGAACGTTAGATTTTATTGCTCGTTCGGTGCAGTGCAAATTTGCCAGATGCGCATGAAATACAACTCGTATCCCACCGAACGCAACATTAAATCCCGAGCTTCGGATTAATTCACGGGTTATTCGCAATTTTCAGTATCTAAAAGAAACGCATCTGTAGGAAGTTTACTTTCTTCCTTTCGTAAGAGAGCAACGACTTCGTCGAAAGGAAATGCATTCCTTTTTCACGTTTTAAACAATGTGCGATAAATATCGATTTGATCGCTTTTACCATGCAGGACACTCTCGTTTGCAAAGTTCGTATCTGAAGATAGATCAGAGCAGGCTACCGCGGAACGCGTTTACTGCGAAGGTGGTGGTGTACTAGTACCACGGCGCGAGAGACTCACCTTCACCTAGACCTTTCTTTCACCGTGTGAGAGGGGATTTGTATATAAAAGGTCTCTTCTGGGTAGCAATGGCATCAGAAACCACAATTTCACTTAACATACTCGGTTGTTACTTGACCACGAGAAATATCGAGCACGGACATCTCGTTTAGAAGCAACATGAGGTCGTTTGTAAGTGTCTTCCCTACATCTTATTTAGTACCTCTAACATTCAATTTACACTTGTAAACTAGACAACtccaattaatttcaattaccGTTTCACAGATCGTATTGGTCGTCGCAGCCTTGGCGATTTCCTGCGTATCCAGCAGGGAGACCAGGGGCGACATGAGAGTACGACCCCTGGCAAAGGGGAAGCGCGGTATCAGTGATTATTCAGGTGGATATTCCGGTGGGTCGTACAGTTCTCCTATTCACTCCAGCTCGGGATACAGTGGTGGATCTCTGGGAGGTTATTCCCTGGGACACTCATCAGGAATTCAAAGTTTGGGAAGTTCTCTGGGTCACGGTTCCTTGGGATACTCGCTGGGATCCGGAGGCGGCTCAGGCCACGGACTGAGTCTTCAAGGACTCTCCTTAGGTGGCCACTTCAGTCAGCCCTCGTATTCCGGAGGCGGAGGATCCATCGCGCTGTTCACACCTTCCTCGAAGACGGGTCCCGTCACTTTCGGAACTCACGGAGGTGGCCTTTCCTCGTCCAGTTCCGGCTCCAGCTCTTATTCGACGCCGATATACGCGACGGGATCTCATGGATTGTCCGCTTATAGCGGTGGCTCATCGGGCGGCATCAGTCTTCCGGCCATGTTGGGCTCGCACGGCTCCTACAGTCTCTCTGGAGGTTCTTCTGGCCACAGCATTCCGATACAATCGATCTCGTCGAGCTCGTCCTATCCCGTGAGCGGCGGTTTGCTGATCGACTCTGGATCGCTCGGAAAAGGCTCCAGCTACGGAGGCTCTTCCCTGAGCAGCCTGCACGGGTCCAGCGGAGGTTCCAGCTACTCCATTCCTCTATCGAGCGGGTCTCACGGTCTCTCCTCCAGTTCAGGATCCGTTAGCTACTCCTTGCCCGCGTCCTCCGGATCTCATGGACTGTCCCTGTCCAGCTCCGGTGGATCCGGCTACTCGTTACCTTCTTCTGGCTCTCATGGACTGTCCCTGTCCAGTTCGGGTGGTTCCGGCTACTCGTTACCGGCCTCCTCCGGATCGTCCGGTCACCTCAGCCTTTCTAGCGGATCCTCCGACAGTTCCAGTTATTCCCTCCCAGTTTCCTCCGGATCTTACTCTTCTGGATCGTCCGGATCCAACTCGTATGCCCATTACATTCCGGCCTCTTCCGACGGCTCTTCCTACGCTTCCTCCGGAGGTTCCAGCTACTCGAGCCCCTCTTCCAGTTATTCCAGTTCTGGTTCTAGCTACTCCAGCCCGATTTCTAGCTACTCCAGTCCAAGTTCCAGTTATTCCAGTCCCAGCGTGAGCTACGCTGGAACCTCTAGCAGTTACTCTGCTCCCTCTACGTCATACGGCACGCCATCAGAATCCCATGGTTCCTACTCGAATCTGAGCCCCAGGTACGTCGGATACACCTCGTCGAAAAGTTACGACAGCTCGAACTCCGCCAGCAACAAGTACGACACGATTTCCTACTCCAGCCCTaatggaaaatattaaattgtccCTGCGCATTTCTTTGCCATTAACCGATGCTAGCACGAATTACCTAGATGGTTCAACCACTTTCGGACATAAACCCCTGGCTCAGAGCGGAGTCCAAGGGTTCTGTTATTTATACTTACgcgtttagtataatttttgtatttaaaacgtCGCAATGTATCTATGTATATTCCTGTTATCTTCGGATACGTCGATCCAACATTGACATTGTGATGCTTGTTGAATAGTTTTATACATTGTTTGTAATAAAATGGTTCACCTTGTTTTTTTGTAATCGCTCTATGATCTCATGCTCCCTCAAGTAGAAGTCCCGGCGAAATCGTAGCTTATAATGTATTCGTAAGCTTTCACTGAGCGCTGTTAACTTCTGATCGAGATTGAGGatgcataaaaaatattttctataaagattggatttttatttacattcttAATTACTACGCTAATTGTAAACGACGTTTACAGTGATTTAGATTATCTTTATGCGATTATTACTTGTCAATATTTCatcttttatttgttaaaaaccGTCGAGAAAGTTATTGACTGTGGGAAAGGGAATGCACAGAAAAAAGACTAAAGTATAAAAAAGAGGATCACTTTTACTCGAAGGCGAAATGGGCGGATTCCTTTCTaaagttttattctttttgGGAAAGTAACCGACGAGTTATATACTTTATGAGTTGCTCGGTGCTCGTCTGCGGACCGGTTTGACATGATTCATAGGGGTACTGTTCTTTTTCCCCTGCCCTTATTCCTATGACACTAACGGTACCTACGCCATCCTGTATAAAATTACCATATTTTTCCCTCCGCGAAACCAGTCTCTCAAGGATATTTATGCTACTTACTAATTGCTTTCCTTTCATTAAGAGCTTGATTAATAGCACCTTTAAATTACGAAGTTCTTCGGCGGAACAACTTGTTGTATCCTCCTCTTAAGCAACATTTTACGATCTAAAGACGAGATTAAAGAGTTAACTAGAGTTTCTTTGAGCATTTTTTTAGCTCGCAGTTAAATCAGTCCGAACGAGTGCGATTGCAACAAACTTTAAAGGCATTACTTTCGTACCGATCTGATAAGA
This genomic window from Megachile rotundata isolate GNS110a chromosome 14, iyMegRotu1, whole genome shotgun sequence contains:
- the LOC105664081 gene encoding uncharacterized protein LOC105664081 produces the protein MKCYIAVALLALFAVAFAAEQPNEPEKIEPVVSAEAQEAPRDKRGLLLSYTAPVAYSPYAAPIAYSASYSVPYAYRTYPYYYSSYYLG
- the LOC105661757 gene encoding uncharacterized protein LOC105661757, with product MAVVLVGASLSIPEEISFFSSAALVTCRRTHRKTNSRKRIVGVVISANRITSMKFLLITCLLVTSLLCVHGAEETDKPEITKLELVELGEGESDDGEDSEVQRKRDSGYSYKRPDSFALASRSRFQVGQSGHRGRIVNRHPAQINRPITKYGPPGYQNSSPMRPAPHGQQHRDKLQFHGHFGQQHSNNFDGRPSGLLEQGVPSPIRQVDFVEPNPISTQNNEPFATHSANYLPPQNQKLPGFGTAQAFAHAAAQSAQGNDQGQLANFQQQNLAQSQGHISDAALFLTQNAQAIQQLYGAPPNEQDFAPSNGDQFSGHTNQVQNGQFQNFESASQSPQSFPGPLPSYASGTLSNQETLQQIQSLEKDRLIVQLQRALATQAQAQDAGRYAENQQSFVQNQDLLASLGQRMKIHGLNAQPTFGSGNTAFNQSPFLPGTTISPGFPLSYGLTTTVQPPTTTTPTTTTTVQPPQAAKGDGTSQPGTSVPPSASGVPVYGGFVPTLISGTSFLSNVPSYGPTFFAPGTVAPVQPSGSSPTHFGLPIPTDQKPATTPVSTTSSTPTTGQPVPSPPVNTVPVPLHPFATPLHPVVTPLRPITPLQPVAPTHVHPVHAPSTQPTYGLQTPLINPLLYKPIKPVYPFYYYQNVPYQLHKPVVPTYPWSYAPTYAQAKPAQIWK
- the LOC143265794 gene encoding uncharacterized protein LOC143265794 is translated as MRSFIVLVVAALAISCVSSRETRGDMRVRPLAKGKRGISDYSGGYSGGSYSSPIHSSSGYSGGSLGGYSLGHSSGIQSLGSSLGHGSLGYSLGSGGGSGHGLSLQGLSLGGHFSQPSYSGGGGSIALFTPSSKTGPVTFGTHGGGLSSSSSGSSSYSTPIYATGSHGLSAYSGGSSGGISLPAMLGSHGSYSLSGGSSGHSIPIQSISSSSSYPVSGGLLIDSGSLGKGSSYGGSSLSSLHGSSGGSSYSIPLSSGSHGLSSSSGSVSYSLPASSGSHGLSLSSSGGSGYSLPSSGSHGLSLSSSGGSGYSLPASSGSSGHLSLSSGSSDSSSYSLPVSSGSYSSGSSGSNSYAHYIPASSDGSSYASSGGSSYSSPSSSYSSSGSSYSSPISSYSSPSSSYSSPSVSYAGTSSSYSAPSTSYGTPSESHGSYSNLSPRYVGYTSSKSYDSSNSASNKYDTISYSSPNGKY